A portion of the Geoalkalibacter sp. genome contains these proteins:
- a CDS encoding carboxypeptidase-like regulatory domain-containing protein, which produces MKRSSPLGPWRPLGPFLLMLALLLCAVPALAETGIQGRVAWRGELVEGVRVHAYRAIADIAAGRTVAVSAPVDVDGSYRLELPPGDYYLVARDFEGTAKPGDHFCYYSGAPVRVTQGILTNVGFNLIRIGEQTPPVQGAQSGIEGEIRFEDELLERAYLYVYTDPAKGFKGPGYLIQPVEKGRFRLRLPPGDYWILARKRAQGGQFGPIEIGDYFNYYHGNPVRIAAGEMHQVRIETITRLALLEEGEKAAFRGLRGQVVGPEGQALAGVRVFAYRSAEMTGHPDAFSPATDETGRFELALSHPGPWHLLARQSFGGPAQEGEWYGRLEGAGLTLNDEEPVREVRIRVEPKAP; this is translated from the coding sequence ATGAAACGATCAAGTCCCTTAGGTCCCTGGCGTCCCTTGGGTCCTTTCCTGCTGATGCTGGCCTTGCTCCTCTGCGCCGTCCCGGCCCTTGCAGAAACGGGCATCCAGGGACGCGTGGCCTGGCGCGGCGAACTGGTGGAAGGCGTGCGCGTGCATGCCTATCGCGCCATCGCCGATATTGCCGCCGGACGAACGGTGGCCGTGTCGGCGCCGGTGGACGTGGACGGCAGCTACCGGCTCGAACTGCCGCCCGGCGACTACTATCTGGTGGCGCGCGATTTCGAGGGCACGGCTAAGCCCGGCGATCATTTCTGCTATTACAGCGGCGCGCCGGTGCGGGTCACCCAGGGGATCTTGACCAACGTCGGCTTCAACCTGATCCGCATCGGCGAGCAGACGCCGCCCGTGCAGGGCGCGCAGAGCGGCATCGAAGGCGAGATCCGCTTCGAGGACGAACTCCTCGAGCGCGCCTACCTCTACGTCTACACCGATCCGGCCAAGGGCTTCAAGGGACCGGGCTATCTCATCCAGCCCGTGGAAAAGGGGCGCTTTCGCCTGCGTCTGCCGCCCGGCGACTACTGGATACTGGCGCGCAAGCGCGCCCAGGGCGGGCAGTTCGGTCCCATCGAGATCGGCGACTATTTCAATTATTACCACGGCAATCCGGTGCGCATCGCCGCGGGCGAGATGCATCAGGTGCGCATCGAGACCATCACCCGCCTGGCTTTGCTCGAAGAGGGCGAGAAGGCGGCCTTTCGCGGACTGCGCGGCCAGGTGGTGGGGCCCGAGGGTCAGGCTCTGGCGGGGGTGCGGGTGTTCGCCTATCGCAGCGCCGAAATGACCGGCCATCCCGACGCCTTTTCCCCGGCGACGGACGAGACGGGGCGCTTCGAGCTGGCCTTGAGCCATCCCGGCCCCTGGCATCTGCTGGCGCGTCAGTCCTTCGGCGGACCGGCGCAGGAGGGGGAATGGTACGGACGTCTTGAGGGCGCGGGGCTGACGCTCAATGATGAGGAACCCGTGCGGGAGGTGCGCATCCGTGTGGAACCCAAGGCTCCTTAA
- a CDS encoding right-handed parallel beta-helix repeat-containing protein, whose product MRGLLLFLLLLLPVAAQARSIAADTLWQGRVELSGAVRVEKGVTLTVAPGSEVHFSGGGLEVLGTLAARGARFTGDDWEGIILRGGESLLEDCLVSGARTGIQVLGGKPLLRNLELSGNTTGLELRQQSSAEVVGCRILGNREVGLFLKDDAKPRVEDCIIADNGRFGVYIHRALPRVFRGNQLNGNAVGLMIAYYGSDPEISGNRFAGNEVAIKVDRAARPTLVGNQIADGGTGVLLARRSDARVRNNRINGNRIGVQVEYSSYPVIRDNDLSGNAMALVLDHQSSAWEKENGEAARAAESNGRGAFGQAARQPASEAARRPVALTGTVDAKHNWWGEAATQELTRGAGRGNPSFIHDGRDQPYFEDQGKQYPLDIVEFVPWRNAPLTPEPRKSESP is encoded by the coding sequence GTGAGAGGATTGCTGCTGTTCTTACTTTTGCTGCTGCCCGTCGCGGCGCAGGCCCGCTCCATCGCCGCCGATACCCTGTGGCAGGGTCGTGTGGAGTTGAGCGGCGCGGTGCGGGTGGAAAAGGGCGTGACCCTCACCGTCGCGCCGGGCAGCGAGGTGCATTTCAGCGGCGGCGGCCTCGAGGTGCTGGGCACCCTGGCGGCGCGCGGCGCACGGTTCACGGGCGATGACTGGGAGGGCATCATCCTGCGCGGCGGCGAGAGCCTGCTGGAGGATTGCCTGGTGAGCGGCGCGCGCACCGGCATCCAGGTGCTGGGCGGCAAGCCGCTCTTGCGCAACTTGGAACTCAGCGGCAACACCACGGGTCTCGAACTGCGTCAGCAGAGCAGCGCCGAGGTGGTGGGCTGCCGCATCCTCGGCAACCGCGAGGTCGGCCTGTTTCTTAAGGATGATGCCAAGCCCCGCGTCGAGGATTGCATCATCGCCGACAATGGACGCTTCGGCGTCTACATTCATCGCGCCCTGCCGCGCGTGTTTCGCGGCAATCAACTGAACGGCAACGCCGTGGGGCTGATGATCGCCTACTACGGCAGCGACCCCGAGATCAGCGGCAACCGCTTCGCGGGCAACGAGGTGGCCATCAAGGTGGATCGCGCCGCGCGCCCCACCCTGGTCGGCAACCAGATCGCCGACGGCGGCACCGGCGTGCTGTTGGCGCGCCGCTCCGACGCGCGGGTGCGCAACAACCGCATCAACGGCAACCGCATCGGCGTGCAGGTGGAATATTCCTCCTACCCGGTGATCCGCGACAACGACCTGAGCGGCAACGCCATGGCCCTGGTGCTCGACCATCAGTCCTCGGCCTGGGAAAAGGAGAACGGCGAAGCGGCGCGCGCCGCCGAAAGCAACGGGCGCGGCGCCTTCGGCCAGGCGGCTCGCCAGCCGGCCAGCGAAGCGGCGCGCCGCCCCGTGGCCCTGACCGGCACGGTGGACGCAAAACACAACTGGTGGGGCGAGGCCGCCACGCAGGAGCTGACGCGCGGCGCCGGGCGCGGCAATCCCTCGTTCATTCACGATGGCCGCGATCAACCTTACTTTGAGGACCAGGGCAAGCAGTATCCGCTGGACATCGTCGAGTTCGTGCCCTGGCGAAACGCACCCCTGACCCCCGAACCAAGGAAATCCGAATCCCCATGA
- a CDS encoding MSCRAMM family protein — protein MDEVDLVDKVDALDVWRRWLVIVALVLSGWGCTSGDSGVEGTLLVGDRPLAEAQLEVYLKSGQDRSVAPFAVATTDERGRYRLDLPPGRYYLIGKKREESPDGRDRMLMAECPVNPVEVRGRERVAPFSLREMGRGAGLVADPDTALSGRVLHEGLPLKGAWIYVYVEEASGLMGPSYGEAVQSDEGGMFRIPLPAGRYYLAARQRGDGSRLGEPAPGDLNGVYPGNPVELTRGEELDLGDFRLTAVDAHTREERRAAGKFAATATAFTGRVVDERGGPTAGVYVFAYLDRRMVGKPTYISEPSGADGRFTLYLGEGGTYYVGARSRFGGPLEPGERVGTWDGRPDHGAVVATGENLDLGELKVREIW, from the coding sequence GTGGACGAAGTGGACCTCGTGGACAAGGTGGATGCATTGGACGTCTGGCGGAGATGGTTGGTGATCGTTGCCCTGGTGTTATCCGGGTGGGGCTGCACCTCGGGCGACAGCGGGGTGGAGGGCACGCTGCTGGTCGGCGACCGGCCCCTGGCCGAGGCGCAGCTCGAGGTGTATCTCAAGAGCGGCCAGGATCGCAGCGTGGCGCCCTTTGCCGTGGCGACCACCGACGAGCGCGGCCGCTACCGTCTTGATCTGCCGCCGGGGCGCTATTATCTCATCGGCAAGAAGCGCGAGGAAAGCCCGGACGGCCGCGACCGCATGCTCATGGCCGAATGTCCGGTCAATCCCGTCGAGGTGCGGGGTCGCGAGCGCGTCGCGCCCTTCAGCCTGCGCGAGATGGGGCGCGGCGCGGGGCTGGTTGCCGATCCCGACACGGCGCTCTCCGGCCGGGTGCTGCACGAGGGCCTGCCGCTCAAGGGCGCCTGGATCTATGTGTATGTGGAAGAGGCGTCGGGGCTGATGGGCCCCTCCTACGGCGAGGCGGTGCAGAGCGATGAGGGCGGAATGTTTCGCATCCCGCTGCCCGCCGGGCGCTACTATCTCGCGGCGCGCCAGCGCGGCGACGGATCACGTCTCGGTGAGCCCGCGCCGGGCGATCTCAACGGCGTCTATCCCGGTAATCCGGTGGAACTGACGCGGGGCGAGGAACTGGATCTCGGCGACTTCAGACTGACCGCCGTGGATGCCCATACCCGCGAGGAGCGCCGCGCGGCGGGCAAGTTCGCCGCCACGGCCACGGCCTTCACCGGGCGGGTGGTCGATGAACGCGGCGGGCCCACGGCCGGGGTCTACGTTTTTGCCTATCTCGACCGGCGCATGGTCGGCAAGCCGACCTACATCTCCGAACCCAGCGGAGCGGATGGCCGCTTCACCCTGTATCTGGGCGAGGGCGGCACCTACTACGTCGGCGCGCGCAGCCGCTTCGGCGGACCGCTGGAGCCGGGCGAGCGGGTCGGCACCTGGGACGGTCGCCCCGACCACGGCGCCGTCGTGGCCACGGGGGAAAACCTTGATCTGGGCGAGCTCAAAGTGAGGGAAATCTGGTGA